In Miscanthus floridulus cultivar M001 chromosome 5, ASM1932011v1, whole genome shotgun sequence, one genomic interval encodes:
- the LOC136453033 gene encoding uncharacterized protein: MSKRQGPPKHQNRYAWKPNLGQKINETEPGGRFRPLSEITGVCQRCRDQIDWKRRYGKYKPIVEPAKCQKCSKRNVRQAYHNVCRDCSKDLGICAKCCTRVKELVGRDANEEESERKELEEAIRGARERERRTLLRIMNKGKGGESGPSVPKIADRSREGDIFLAASLDEYAEQAREQEDDSDEEAGDFVED; this comes from the exons ATGTCGAAGCGGCAGGGACCGCCGAAACACCAGAACCGCTACGCGTGGAAGCCGAACCTTGGCCAGAAGATCAACGAAACC GAGCCCGGGGGCAGGTTCCGACCTCTGTCAGAGATCACCGGCGTCTGCCAGCGCTGCCGGGATCAAATCGACTGGAAACGCAG ATACGGAAAATACAAGCCCATTGTTGAGCCAGCAAAATG CCAGAAGTGTAGTAAGCGAAACGTCCGGCAAGCGTACCATAATGTATGCAGAG ATTGCTCCAAGGACCTCGGCATATGTGCCAAGTGCTGCACTCGTGTTAAGGAGCTTGTTGGAAG GGATGCGAATGAGGAGGAAAGTGAACGCAAGGAACTAGAAGAG GCTATCAGAGGTGCTAGGGAGAGGGAAAGACGCACACTTCTTCGTATT ATGAACAAAGGCAAGGGTGGGGAGAGTGGGCCGTCAGTCCCAAAGATTGCTGACAGAAGTCGAGAAGGTGATATCTTCCTTGCTGCATCACTTGATGAATACGCCGAACAAGCTAGAGAGCAAGAAGATGACTCAGATGAAGAGGCTGGAGATTTTGTGGAAGATTAA